In Fragaria vesca subsp. vesca linkage group LG1, FraVesHawaii_1.0, whole genome shotgun sequence, the sequence GGAATCTGAACCATGGACTTCACCCTAGCAAGTGCATTTTGCAACCTTTCCTCTGTTTGCTTCCTTCCCTCTTTCAAAAAGTCATAATCATTCTCCCTTGAGGATGAAACTTGTATGCTTCGGCCCTCATCACTAGGTGGTTCTCGCTTGAACCCGCGCAAGCCACTTCTTTTACGTCTCCAACGTAAAATGATCTTCTCTAAAATTCCTACTGCCCATAGTATCTTTGTATAACTTTTCCTCTCCTGGTGACCTCTAACATTTGCCTATTACCAGACACCATAGAAGTTCAAGAAGTCAACAAAACAGTAGAAAAATACAACATAAACGAAGAAAAAAAAAGAAAAAACTTTTTTACAAGACCATCATGGCATTGATGGCAATATACCTGAATTTTGAGAATTCTGCTCCGGATTATCAGAAAGTCTTTTATATTCCGATTACGAAATTTATCAGGCGTTTGTATTGCAGCACAACTCACATGCTGGTCACATTTCTTATGTGACTTGACTGCACTGAGCGATAGTGCCCCTTCATCTGAAGTTTTTGATTTATCACCATACTCTTTCAACTGCTTCCTTTGGAAAGGTTGTACACTGAATACTTGATGAATACGAGCAGAAGCTTGGATATGATCACAAACAGCAGTTGAACAAACCCTCATGGAGAGCTCATCCGCTAAGTCCCCATTGCTGCAATGTGCTGACATTCCATCTGGTTGTACTGATTTTTCTCTTGAACTCTCTGCAGAATGTGCATCTTTGATATCCAATTTAAGAGATGAAATGTGGGCACTCAAAGAAGATGCTGCAAGATAACCAGCAATTCCTTTGTATCCATTTTCAGAAGCTAGGTCAGCTGGTGTTTTGCCAGTAGGATTTTTGGTACAAGGATCAGTTAATGCTCCAGGAGCTCCACCAAGACTGATGAGCAAAGCAACTGCGCGGTCTCTGATATTATTGTTGTTATTTCAAAGGGAAAGCAAACAAAGAGAAATGAGAAAAACTGAATAGATAACTGAAGAACGAAAGAATCTGACAGTGGTCATATCTGAAATTCTGCCCTTATAATCTACATATCCTGACAAGTAAATGCATGCTTGATGAGTGGTTTAGGCAATAGTTACTTCTCATATCTTATAATGTGAAAAATCTTACCATAATCACCCTGCAAGTTTCTTTTTTCTTACATTTCTACATAACTCTGTCTTTTAAGTTGGTAAACTGTAAACAGTACATTCAGGGAAAACACCAGGGTGTGTTATGAGGCAATGCATAGTAAAAATGGTGATAAAGAAAAATAGTAATAACTACGCGCAAAAACAAGAAACAAGAAACAAACTCGGTTTAAGGTGATCACCTGCCACAAAAGGCTGCCCAATGAAGTGCCGTCCATCCATTCACATCACGAAAATTGATACTGACTCCAGCAATTTTCATGGGTGATAAGACCCAGTCATAGCCAAGAGCAGCTCCAAAATGTAACACACCTTGGCCGCCTTCATCCAGTACCCTTAAGCCATTTCCACCAACAGCCAGCTTCTTCAAGAGCCATTCATGAAACTTATCTTTAAGAAACTGTTGAAGCAGCTGCTCCTTTACTGTATCCAAGGAAAACGCATCTGGAAAAAGCTTTAGCATCTCAGCTCTTTCCTCATCACCATTTTTGAGTAATGAACTAATTTTCCTAGTCAAATCAGAATTGTCTGATACACAAATGGGATCATACTGTCTATGTTTAACCCTGGGATTGAAACTTGGATACATAACGCTTGGGGACAGTAACTTCCCAAAACGCATAACAAGTGTATTTTCTTTGCAGCAGTTATCCTTAAAATCTGCGTCTTGTATATGGTTGACTCGGTACTCAAATATTTTCACTTCACTACATGCTAACCTATTGGAACATGTTACATAGAAGGGAATCCTAGCAGCCCGATGTATGGGCGTATGACAACGAAGAACACCATCTGCTACAACCTCAGCGGGAACTTCTACTTCCCCAAACATACATGACCAACTAAAACTGTCTAATTCTTGACTCTTCAAGAATCTTCCCACAACAACAACCTGCATTAAAGGAGAAAAATTAGAATATCATGATACAATGTAACTCTGACATAGAAGTAAAACAATTGAACCTCTTGGACCTTTCTTAAGATCATCCTGCATTTAAAGCTTAGTTGACATAGGAACACACCAGAGCGAAGAATAAACAGTAAATTACCTTTGTTTCAGAGCGTTCATATGCCCAGTTGGGTGAAAAGTCCATAATGTTAAAGAGAAGATCCTGGAATAGAGAAGATCCCAGAGTAGCTATTTCGACTTGCTTAAGAGCACTGAAGCCATCAATCCCATTCTCACTTGCTATAGTATTCGAGTGGTCCTCAGAACTTGACATATGTGGCTCAGTTTGGTCTCCTAGATTTGTATTCATACATTGATTGGAACTATCAAGATTCTTCAATCTCCAGGGGTCATTTTTATTATCAGAGTGCCTATGCAGAGAAGACTCATTTTGTTTAATTAAATCCATATGACAAGGAGGCCCCAGGGAATTGAGTAACTCATCTGCATTGACTCCTCGAGGGAACGAAGTACTGGCATGATATGAGATATCCAAATGCACATTCCGATTGATAGACAACTCGGATGAACATGATAAGTTACCTTCAGAAGTCTGCTAGCAATTCCATCAATAGCATGAGCATAAATAGAAGAATTTGAAGAGGCAAATATAATCTCTGAACTATTGCCATTCCAACTGATATTTGATTTATCGACCAAAAAACTATATATGATTTAACAATATGGTAAAATGATTGAATTTCTGGATGTATTGATTGTTGCAGAGAATATTCTTGAAAGAAGATATCATACTTCAAAACTTGAGGCCACAAAACTGCAAAAGATGTGATTCCACTATCACACACATATATGCACCTACAGTCCTAGACACAGTTACACACACATATGAGATCTGTCTGTCGTATTTTGCTTCCAAAGATCTGAATGTTGATTTAAATGGCTCTTAGAAGAGCAAATAAAAATAAATAGTAAGAAACACAACAACAAATTGGAAACACAGAAACGATAATACTGAGGATACCTTTACATCCCGGTAGTGGACCAGAACTATGTGGGAGAGACGCCTGCAGCAGAAACATGGAAATATATAGAATTAAGAGCTGAAGCAATTAGCATTTGAACTTTTGAACTTTTTCAAGGCAGGAGTTCAACTCAGCAAGCAGTTACACAGATGCATGTGTGTTCAAAACAGGTAAGACTTCAATAATAGAGAACTTTTATATATTCTCCTATAGACTCACTTTTCAATCATCCAATAACAGCGTCTTTGGAAATTTTCATTTTCTTCACCATGGGCATAGTAGCAATGTAACACCTCTACTCCTCCAACCTAAAAAATATACAATCATTGTTCAATACACGAAAAGAAGAAACCCTCCACCAAAGTTAACTCTTGATAAAGAGAAAAGCAATTTTAATTGGTAAACAACACACACACAAAGAGAAGAAACAAACAGAAATATGAGAAGATTAAAAATAAGGAAAGAGAAGGAGAGGGACAAAGATCCAACTGAAACTGATCCAAGAGAAACCTTTTGCTACATTTAGCTGAAAAGACAAATTAACATATGAGCGGCGATAAAAGAAAATGAAGTTTTGCTAGTCATATTTAATCTTTGATATATACGTATCTGTGTGTGGTGTCTGCATAAATATATTCACCATCCTAATGAATATCTTGAATGATTACCTCACCATCTTTTTCCTAAACCAGAATTTTCAATCAATCTTGCAAAACCGAACTTGTAGAATCATACCACATGTAGAATAAATCAAAAGTCACAGATAACAGTTACCAGATCATCATGAAACTTGTTGCTTGGACCGGATATAATATAATTACCTTGAGCCTCTCATGGGCTTCCTTCACTGCCTTTCCGTCTTTAGTCCTCTTCCATTTATAACCATCTTTTCTGAAAGACCTGAGCACCTTCCGATCATAGAGAGACAATGTTCCACCTAAACCGAATCATATGGTCGAGTTAAAATGTTTATAGCCATCTAAATTCAATACATGCAAATTGAAGCATACAAGGATCAGCATACATAAACATAAAACTATGATTTCGGAATTCGGAGAATTTCATACCAAACTTCATCAAACTTTCAGTACATGCAATGCAATCAAAACGTCATACCCTCTGGAGTATCTGCATGCTCCTCAGAAAGCCTAAATTTTGTATGATTCCGAAGAATTTGGCAAATTTCAGCAGGGTGTAACCATCGATGGTGTGCTTGTAAAAGTATCTGAGGAATCTCTGCACCACGCAATCAATAATATTACAACATTAACTTGAATCAGAACTAGTCAGTGCAAGCAGCAGTTTACCTAATTGATCATCAGGACGCAGTCGCTTCCTAGCCGCCATGAGTTGCTGTGTAGTTTAGCACTGCAAGTATCAAACTATTATGCAGACCATTAGATTTTGGAATGACAGAGTGCCTTCAAAAGATCCACTTAAATAAAGACTCATTTCTGGCGTGGAAGTCAAATGCAGAGTAGAATCTACACCCGTGATCGACTCTTTTTCTTCGCTAAATATCTGGCAGAGCAGTCTTCTCCAGCCGGCCACATTTGGTTAAAAATGGGACAATAGGTGAAGGAGGTGAGTCAGCTGACAATTACATTTTATTTTCGGGTCGATTTTCAAAGGAATTGATTATTCAAGAGTTAGATTTTCAACCATGTGGTCGAGTTGATAAAAACTTTGTTATAGAACCTCAATACCCGCCGACGTTAATTGGAGTTGAATTCTAATTTTTTAATGGTTAGGGAAAAGAAACATCCTGACATGAACCCCTCAACGCGAATTAGCAGACCCAGAAAGCCGTTGTTGGTACTCTTACAAAAAAAGCAAAAAATTAGATTTCCACAAGAATGTGAGACATTCACGCATTCTTACCGTCGTTGATACTCTAAAAAAAAGTTAGATTTTCACAAGGATGTAAGACACATTCACACATTCTAATTTATTCATGTATGTTTTTTCTTTTAAACGTAATTACATGATTGTGTTGTTTAAAGCTAGAAGGCATGTTACATTATATGTCATACTAAGTACGTTTAGCAGAGGCTTCGAGCACTATGACAGGCTCTTCACTGTTTAAAGTCAGAAGACACGTTAGATCATATATTATACTATGTATGACATAAAGAGTATGCAGCAAAAGAAAAATAATCTTACTAAGATTTCATGGCCCTTTGCTAAGATTTCATGTCAGCATTAATATTTGAATTGAACGAAATCTTAACAAATGAGAACGACTGATAAAAAAGAGAATACTCAAAAAGTATACTTTTAAAACTGAGAAAATAAAAATTAATAGAGACTAAAATGAAGTTACTCTCGATTCTCAAACTTTAAGAGGCTAAACTGAATTTAATATCCTCAAACTAATTATTAACAAACAACTATGGCTTACTCTTAAATGTAGAACAGGGTAAAACCCAAAACAGAGTAAAGGAAAATAAATCAGAGAAATTTCTATATAGAAACAATCCTTCACCAAAACATAAAGTGATAAAACAGAGTTAAAGCTAGGAAAGCATCTACTGCTCTCTACTCTGTGGTCTAATACGCAAATTGCTGAGTACCAAAACAAACGTTTTGTATGCAGAGTATATACTAATCAGACTATTCAAAAGCAGAGTACATAGATATGCAGAGTATATATATTGTTTGTGCAACATGCGCGGGTCACATCCAAAGTCGTCGTCGACGACGATTACTCTGAAATCATTGGGTGTGCTTTGCAAAGCTGGAAGCTCTTTGATTATACAATTAGCACAAACTCATCGTATCCTCAACCAAGTCATATATGCGGAGTAACCTGGCCGACTTTTGATAATGCCACAGTATGCTACAGATGAATTGACTCGTGGTCATATGTTGCAGACTAATGCAGAGTATTTCAATAAAGAAAAAAAGAGTGCAGAGTTGAAGTCACATCATTACTCAAAAGCATTCCTAGCTAAGCGGGACACGTACGTTAAGAGTAGCACTCTGCAAAATAATACTCGGCAAACTTGCTCTTCTTGACAAGAAAATAGTTGCCTCACTCTCATTTTAGCTTCCAGAGTTTTGTATATTTCCTATATAAGACACAGCAAGTTTCATACTCAAACAAACAAACAACGAGGAGAAATCATAGACAGACCGTTCGAAGATGGATCTTAACGGTGCGGTTAGCCCTCAGAATCAGCCAAAGTAGCTCGGTTTTATTTGCCTTTGTCGATTCAATTTTTCTTTTTCTAAGCCAGTTTCTGCTTGTTCTAATCATACATTCCTATGCAGTAATGTACTAATGTTACTGATTCATTCTCTCATGTATCGCAGCACAAGGCAAGAGGGTAACGTCTCTCATGGGGTGATATTGCACCAATGTATTTTTCTACCAGTCATGGGCATTTTCGGATGGCTACTTCAACTGAAGTACACATCTACGAATGCATCCCCATTCGTCACCCACTACGTTACCATGCTCATGTTTATCATCGCTTTCTTTGTTTACTTTGGTTTCTTGACTGTGAAGATTAGAGTCGAGGCTCCCAATCCAAATGTGAGGGAATTCATCAACAACATGACCTTCTTGTTCGGAACTCTGGCCTCGATCTTGCTACTTCTTATCCTCGTTCGAGCTTACGGGTTGTTTGCCCTTCTCTTGTGGACGATTTATGTTGCAAGGGATCTTGCAACTAAGAAGTCGTACAGGATTGCAGTTTGTGATGTCTTCAACAGAGTCAAAGAGATGATAAATGGTCATTTGGTGGAGAATAATGCTATACGACCCCAACCACCGCCGCATATCGTTGCACAAATCCAAGATACAGGAGAACCAAATGTTCTCTGACAAAGCAGAAGAGAGGAACTTTAAAAGAACAATCGTACTGGTGACGTATCACTAATTTTGCTCAACCCAGTGCAACTCCCACCATAGTATTAAGAGAAGCTTCAGTTCGTTTCATACTCAGATTCTGAGGCCTGAAGATTCATGATGCATGCTTTTTTATGGGGGTCAAGAAAAAAAATTCAGAGATCTCTTTTGTACACGTAACAACATTAAGAGTTTAAGACAACCCAAAAGCCTTTAGAAGGATGGTTATATAAATTGCAGTTGCAGGTCTATTAACACGAGAAGTTTAAGTTAAAAGCCAAAGCCATTTGTTGATACTTGACACTATATCTAGTAAACTAATAAATCAGATTTTACAGAAGGGCTTTGTGAACCTTAAGTGATTACGAAGTAGCTGTAGGCATGAAAACGTCATCATCGAACAACGCTTCTATGTCTATGAGGTCATCATCCATATACGCTGATGTCCCTTCTGAACTATTCAGCACCTGCAATATCCATGCGAATTCATTAAACAAGAGTCCCTCAGGTCACAATAACATAAAACAAATGTATCATTTAGTATCAGAATTCTTGCATCCAGGGCATTAGAATATGGCTTTTTGTCAGCGCAAGTATCATTAAGACTTTTGTATCAGACTCAAAAATGTAAGAAGACCAAGGCCGACTTTAATGCCAAAAAGTGGTTCTCATTTACAAATTTCATGGTTAGCCATCATTCCCTGATACATACAGGCTACATTTGTATGAAGTGTGTAGTACCAGCAGTGAGTTGTAGTAGCAGTGTTACCACCCCAGAACACCGTAAATCCCTAAACAACTGGCTCAAATTTTGAAGAGAAAAGGGTAATGGAGAGAAGCATGACCTAAAAGATTGATTGCAGTATCAAGACAATTTTGAAACCTCCCAAGAATATTTGATTACATAGTATATGTAATTCATCAAAGGATTTTAAATCTATATTCTTTGGTTAAAGCTCAACTTAGACTTGAAATGGCTGCATAAGTGTATACACCAATAGAGAAGTATTTACTAAAGAAAATAAATTAATCCTAAGTAAGCCAAAGGGCAGGCAAGAAGTGAGGCTCATATTTACCTTTGTTTCCTGAATCTCAGTGACAACATTTAAAAGTCGACGATATTGATCTCTTGCTTCAGGATACTGAGCCATGGATTTCACCCTAGCAAGTGCCTTCTGCATCCTTTCCTCTGTTTGCTTTCTTCCTTCTTTCAGTACATCATCATCGTCCTCCTTAGTGGATGAAACTTGCATGCTGGGTCCCTCAGTAAGAGGTTCTGGCTTGAAACCGCGCAGCCCACTTCCTTTCCTTCTCCAACGCAGGATGATCTTCTCTACAATTCCTACGGTCCAGACTATCTTTTTATAGTTTTTCCTCACCTGGTGACCTCTTACATGGGCCTATAACCAAACAGGATAAAGAAGAATGTGTTGTTACAAGGAACAAACTTTCATCCAAAAATTTAGGAAATATAACAGGAGGAAGAAAAAAACTATCAAAGCAATATACCTGAATTTTGACAATCCGTTGTCGGATTATCAGAAAGTCTTTTCTACCCTTCCAACTACGGAACTTATTTTGTATTCGTACTGCTGCAGCATCCACATGCTCATCACGTTTCCCAGCCTTATGCGACTTGACTGCAATAAGTGATAGTGCCCTTTCATTTGAAATTCCAAATTTATCACCACCGTACTCTTTCAACTGCTTTCTTTGGAATGATTGTACCCTGAATACTTGATGAATACGAGCAGCAGCTTGTGTCGCATTACAGACAGCAGTTAACGAATCCCTCAGGGAAAGCCCATCTGTCAACTCGCCATCCCTGCTAGAACCTGAAACTGCTTTTGCTCCTGATATCTCTGCAGAATTTCCGTCCTTAATATCCAAATTAAGAGATTCAAGGTGTTTACTCAAAGCAGATTCTGCAAGATAACCAGCAATCCCTTTGTGTCCTTGTTCAGAAGCTAGGTCTGCAGGTGTTTCTCCTGAAGGATATTTGGCAGTTGGATCTGTTAATGCTCCAGGAGCTGCACCAAGGGAGATGAGAGAAGCAACTGTGCGCTCCCTGACAATATTAAGAAAGTAAACAAGGAAATATCAGACCAGTGAATTCAATAACTCAGGAAAACAAAACATGACCCGTCTCCAATAAGGACTTCCTGAGGGAAAAAATCAAAATGAAAGATTTTAAGATTGATCCGGTTTGAGCAATTCTGCCTAACTTATCAACCATATATCCAGAGAAGTAACACATTTTCTTTCAACCTGTTGAGGGCTTTTATCAATAATAATTGTTTTCTTGTTTCATATCTAGAGGAAAAGATTCCATCATTTGTTTCTCCAATCTCCCTAGAATCTTTAGTGCCTAGTCCCTCAAATTTAATAGCCTCATTTGGTTTCTTCCTAGAACGCTACAATATCTCTGCAAGTTCCTGTCTTCTTTCTCTTATTCATTAGTTTGTCACTATGAACTGTAACATTGAATGATGAAACAGTAGATTACGAAATGGGGCATTTCAAACCCAATGGTAATACAGAAAATGGAAACGAGTAGATGCCAGAACCAGGGAAAATTGTTAAAGTTGATTACCTGCCACAAAAGGCTGCCCAATGAAGTGCTGTCCATCCATTCACATCACGAAAATTGACGCTCACTCCAGCAGTTATTGTGGGCAATAGAACCCAGTCATAGCCAAGCGCGGCTCCAAAATGTAACACACCTTGGCCACCCTCATCTAGAACATTAGGGCCTTTACCACCAGCAGCCAGCTTTTGCAAGAGCCATGCATGCAACTTCTCTTTAAGTAACTGTTGATGTAGCTGTTCCTCCACTCTCTTCAAGGAAAAGTCCTCGTCTGACGTAAGTTGTAGCATCTTGTCCCATTCATCATTGTCATTTTTCAGCAGAGAAGTAATTTTACTGTTCACCTCAGAATTCTCTGCAATACTTGCTGGA encodes:
- the LOC101303859 gene encoding calmodulin-binding transcription activator 3-like → MAARKRLRPDDQLEIPQILLQAHHRWLHPAEICQILRNHTKFRLSEEHADTPEGGTLSLYDRKVLRSFRKDGYKWKRTKDGKAVKEAHERLKVGGVEVLHCYYAHGEENENFQRRCYWMIEKRLSHIVLVHYRDVKTSEGNLSCSSELSINRNVHLDISYHASTSFPRGVNADELLNSLGPPCHMDLIKQNESSLHRHSDNKNDPWRLKNLDSSNQCMNTNLGDQTEPHMSSSEDHSNTIASENGIDGFSALKQVEIATLGSSLFQDLLFNIMDFSPNWAYERSETKVVVVGRFLKSQELDSFSWSCMFGEVEVPAEVVADGVLRCHTPIHRAARIPFYVTCSNRLACSEVKIFEYRVNHIQDADFKDNCCKENTLVMRFGKLLSPSVMYPSFNPRVKHRQYDPICVSDNSDLTRKISSLLKNGDEERAEMLKLFPDAFSLDTVKEQLLQQFLKDKFHEWLLKKLAVGGNGLRVLDEGGQGVLHFGAALGYDWVLSPMKIAGVSINFRDVNGWTALHWAAFCGRDRAVALLISLGGAPGALTDPCTKNPTGKTPADLASENGYKGIAGYLAASSLSAHISSLKLDIKDAHSAESSREKSVQPDGMSAHCSNGDLADELSMRVCSTAVCDHIQASARIHQVFSVQPFQRKQLKEYGDKSKTSDEGALSLSAVKSHKKCDQHVSCAAIQTPDKFRNRNIKDFLIIRSRILKIQANVRGHQERKSYTKILWAVGILEKIILRWRRKRSGLRGFKREPPSDEGRSIQVSSSRENDYDFLKEGRKQTEERLQNALARVKSMVQIPEARDQYNQLSNIFTEIQETKVVDSSEGESTDMDYNGMLQVVNNSVGISADMDYNIIDTNALLDDNICITARSSIQSFPMLTKFFLSILDPCITRNKIDHSSVVNLLSASSQVKDFDIFSGFLRILSDIYFELGDLPFSFMNLKTLRIRGGIKQRYIPGLACLLKSSPVVHTLEIMFSEEDGKWNNKSMDDANCTQEQYWESQTTLQENASRRFVYAPAKPRPQKDDKVPYKRGVMSKFPFMAFLMLTFPQP